The proteins below come from a single Aegilops tauschii subsp. strangulata cultivar AL8/78 chromosome 6, Aet v6.0, whole genome shotgun sequence genomic window:
- the LOC109762161 gene encoding uncharacterized protein, producing the protein MESSHITGDDGEGCNSSESGWTMYLASPMQSGDDDDGGSRKGSGSDGSNVDDGYGYTYLVRGRKGGKEYYQDDGDDNDSLASDASTGPAKVKVQPPSPDAGHRKNGDNDGGGGGERPKEEDEEEDDMRTRFSTSSRKKAGNKAEKGGEGKSSKKKGSSSRTSFFW; encoded by the coding sequence ATGGAATCCTCCCATATCACCGGGGATGATGGCGAGGGCTGCAACAGCAGTGAGTCTGGGTGGACAATGTACCTGGCCTCCCCCATGCAaagcggcgacgacgacgacggcggtaGCCGCAAGGGAAGCGGCAGCGATGGAAGCAATGTCGATGATGGCTACGGCTACACTTACCTCGTCCGTGGCAGGAAAGGAGGCAAGGAATACTACCAGGATGATGGCGATGACAACGACTCCCTTGCCTCTGATGCTTCGACTGGACCAGCCAAGGTCAAGGTGCAGCCCCCGTCGCCTGACGCAGGCCATCGAAAGAACGGTGACAacgacggcggcggtggcggcgagaggccaaaggaggaggacgaggaagaagatgacatGCGCACCAGGTTCTCGACGAGCTCCCGCAAGAAAGCCGGCAACAAGGCGGAGAAAGGGGGCGAGGGGAAGTCATCCAAGAAGAAGGGAAGCTCCTCAAGGACAAGCTTCTTTTGGTAA